The Shewanella zhangzhouensis genome has a window encoding:
- a CDS encoding potassium/proton antiporter translates to MIAENMNLLFLVGALLVGLSVVLSPLSSRLGVPILLVFLGVGILAGEDGPGGIQFNDYSTAYLVSNLALAVILLDGGLRTKMSSFRLALWPSLSLATLGVAITTVLTGLLAAWLFDLNLLMGLLIGAIVGSTDAAAVFSLLKGRALNERVGSTLEIESGSNDPMAVFLTVSLIAMIAAGGDFDGPGLMRDLALQAGMGMAAGFGGGYLIWHLVNRSVLADGLYPILVLAGGLLLFALSSLLGGSGILSIYLYGLFLGNRGMRGKHSTLAVMDGLTWLAQIGMFLVLGLLLTPSSLLEVLVPGLVLALGMIFIARPLAVWVSLAPFKRFVARERWFISWVGLRGAVPIILAVFPMMAGLPNAELYFNLAFCVVLVSLLLQGSTLPLAMKLARVSLPPKPEPISRAGVDIFPASEWEIFVYRLKPNKWCVGEPLRRLSMPEGTRIAALFRGNNLLHPSGSTELAADDVLCVLGQAKDLPALSQLFSEAPENPSMAGFFGDFMLATSVRLADLAPLYGFNLHEDEVGLTLEDLMHQKLGRNPVEGDSFEWQGCDWVVRTMEGDCPTCLGLKLKAG, encoded by the coding sequence ATGATTGCAGAAAACATGAATTTGTTGTTTTTGGTCGGCGCCTTGCTGGTGGGGCTCAGTGTGGTGTTAAGCCCCCTGTCTTCCCGACTGGGTGTACCCATATTGCTGGTATTCCTGGGAGTGGGGATCCTCGCCGGTGAGGATGGTCCCGGCGGCATACAATTCAACGATTACTCCACGGCCTACCTGGTCAGTAATCTGGCGCTGGCGGTTATCCTGCTGGATGGTGGTCTCAGAACCAAGATGAGCAGCTTCCGGCTGGCGCTCTGGCCTTCGCTTTCCCTGGCGACACTTGGCGTGGCCATTACCACGGTGTTGACCGGCTTGCTGGCCGCCTGGCTGTTCGACCTTAATTTGCTGATGGGGCTTCTGATTGGTGCCATCGTTGGCAGTACCGATGCGGCCGCGGTGTTTTCGCTGCTCAAGGGCCGGGCGCTGAACGAGCGCGTGGGCTCGACCCTCGAAATTGAATCGGGCAGTAACGATCCCATGGCCGTGTTTCTCACCGTCAGCCTGATTGCCATGATAGCCGCCGGCGGCGACTTTGATGGTCCCGGGCTGATGCGCGACCTGGCGCTTCAGGCCGGTATGGGAATGGCCGCCGGTTTTGGTGGAGGGTACCTGATATGGCATCTTGTCAATCGTAGCGTGCTGGCAGATGGACTTTACCCCATTCTGGTGCTGGCAGGCGGTCTGCTGCTGTTTGCCCTGTCCAGTTTGCTCGGTGGCAGCGGTATCCTGTCTATCTATCTCTATGGTCTGTTCCTTGGCAATCGCGGCATGCGCGGAAAGCACAGTACGCTCGCTGTGATGGACGGCCTGACCTGGCTGGCGCAGATTGGCATGTTCCTGGTGCTGGGGCTGCTGCTGACGCCGTCATCGCTGCTCGAGGTCCTGGTACCCGGACTGGTGCTGGCGCTGGGGATGATTTTTATCGCCCGGCCGCTGGCCGTGTGGGTAAGCCTGGCGCCCTTCAAGCGTTTTGTGGCAAGGGAGCGCTGGTTTATCAGTTGGGTGGGCCTGAGGGGCGCAGTGCCCATTATCCTGGCGGTGTTCCCCATGATGGCCGGCTTGCCCAATGCCGAGCTCTATTTCAACCTGGCCTTTTGTGTGGTACTGGTCTCTTTGCTGCTCCAGGGCTCAACTTTGCCCTTGGCGATGAAGCTCGCCAGAGTCAGTTTGCCGCCCAAGCCTGAGCCCATCAGCCGCGCGGGAGTCGACATCTTTCCTGCCAGTGAATGGGAAATTTTTGTCTATCGTCTCAAGCCCAATAAGTGGTGTGTGGGCGAGCCATTAAGGCGTTTGTCGATGCCGGAAGGCACCCGCATTGCGGCGTTGTTCCGGGGGAACAATTTGCTGCACCCTTCGGGCAGTACCGAGCTTGCTGCCGACGATGTGCTGTGCGTGCTCGGTCAGGCCAAAGACTTGCCTGCCCTCAGTCAGCTCTTCAGTGAGGCGCCGGAAAACCCGTCCATGGCAGGCTTTTTCGGTGACTTTATGTTGGCTACCTCGGTACGTCTTGCGGATTTGGCGCCGCTTTATGGTTTTAACCTGCATGAAGACGAGGTGGGGCTGACACTGGAAGACCTGATGCATCAAAAGCTTGGCCGCAACCCGGTAGAGGGTGACAGCTTTGAGTGGCAGGGCTGTGATTGGGTGGTGCGCACCATGGAAGGGGATTGTCCAACCTGCCTTGGTTTGAAGCTCAAGGCAGGTTGA
- a CDS encoding TetR family transcriptional regulator: protein MAKRSKVQTEQTINQIMDEALKQILSIGFDAMSYTTLSEATGISRTGISHHFPKKTDFLVRLDARIGRLFMAALDFSSVEALERSWMQAMRESHYRAVLKLFFSLCGSAERDVTQFRAISGARESAMLELGTQGERTINQLLGRAAVMLIAESDTAVASQAA from the coding sequence ATGGCGAAACGTTCCAAGGTGCAGACTGAGCAGACCATTAACCAGATCATGGATGAGGCGCTCAAGCAAATCCTGAGTATTGGTTTCGACGCTATGTCATACACAACGCTGTCAGAAGCGACCGGGATCAGCCGGACTGGTATCAGCCACCACTTCCCGAAGAAAACGGACTTTTTGGTACGTCTGGATGCACGTATTGGCCGCCTGTTTATGGCAGCCCTGGACTTTTCCAGCGTTGAAGCGCTGGAGCGCAGCTGGATGCAGGCGATGCGCGAGTCCCACTATCGGGCCGTACTGAAACTCTTCTTCAGTCTTTGTGGTTCAGCTGAGCGTGATGTGACACAGTTTCGTGCCATCAGTGGCGCCCGTGAAAGCGCCATGCTGGAGCTGGGCACTCAGGGCGAACGGACCATCAACCAATTGCTGGGCCGTGCGGCTGTTATGCTGATTGCAGAATCCGATACCGCTGTGGCAAGTCAGGCCGCTTGA
- a CDS encoding LpxL/LpxP family Kdo(2)-lipid IV(A) lauroyl/palmitoleoyl acyltransferase, translated as MVESAQFSNHLYHPKYWLLWLGVGLMRALSLLPLHWQMSLGKGLGRLVRILAGSRSNTARRNLELCFPDMSDAERDALFKRNFEETGKAVFDTICAWWWSDERIQQHMRIKGAEHVEQTVAAGQGVILFAVHCLPLEMGARIFGQFQPGVGVYRPHNNAVMEYLQVKGRLRSNKALVPKRDLRQMVRCLRNAEVIWYTADQDFGRSSAVFIPFFAVPDAATITGATTLAKLGKARVLPFFVERDADDKGYSIEILPPLEDFPGEDETADAIRGNQVVESLISRNLPQYMWLHRRFKTRPEQDAPSLYK; from the coding sequence GTGGTAGAAAGTGCCCAATTTTCCAATCACCTGTATCACCCCAAGTACTGGCTGTTATGGCTGGGTGTAGGATTGATGCGCGCCTTGTCGCTTCTGCCCCTGCATTGGCAGATGTCCCTGGGTAAAGGACTTGGCCGACTGGTAAGGATATTGGCTGGCAGTCGCAGTAATACCGCCAGACGTAATCTGGAACTTTGCTTCCCCGACATGAGCGACGCCGAGCGCGACGCCCTGTTCAAACGCAACTTCGAAGAAACCGGCAAAGCCGTGTTCGATACCATTTGCGCCTGGTGGTGGAGCGATGAGCGCATACAGCAGCATATGCGCATCAAGGGGGCCGAACATGTTGAGCAAACCGTTGCCGCGGGTCAGGGCGTTATCCTGTTTGCGGTACATTGTTTGCCGTTGGAAATGGGCGCGCGGATTTTTGGTCAGTTTCAGCCCGGCGTGGGTGTTTACCGCCCCCACAACAATGCGGTGATGGAATATCTGCAAGTGAAAGGACGCCTGCGTTCCAACAAGGCCCTGGTGCCCAAGCGCGATTTGCGTCAGATGGTGCGCTGCTTACGGAATGCCGAAGTGATCTGGTACACGGCCGATCAGGATTTTGGCCGCTCTTCCGCTGTATTTATTCCCTTCTTTGCGGTGCCCGATGCCGCCACCATCACGGGAGCCACCACCCTGGCCAAGCTGGGCAAAGCCAGGGTTCTGCCGTTTTTTGTGGAGCGGGACGCTGATGACAAGGGCTACAGCATTGAGATTTTGCCGCCGCTGGAAGACTTCCCCGGTGAAGACGAAACCGCCGACGCCATTCGTGGCAATCAGGTGGTGGAGTCGCTGATTTCCCGCAATCTGCCGCAATACATGTGGCTGCATCGCCGCTTCAAGACGCGCCCGGAACAGGACGCGCCTTCACTCTACAAGTAA
- the hldE gene encoding bifunctional D-glycero-beta-D-manno-heptose-7-phosphate kinase/D-glycero-beta-D-manno-heptose 1-phosphate adenylyltransferase HldE, whose translation MKVTLPAFEKARVLVVGDVMLDRYWVGPTGRISPEAPVPVVRINQIEDRPGGAANVALNIAALGGKVQLSGLVGQDDTADALTRGVQALGVEPHWLVVEDKPTITKLRVLSRNQQLIRLDFEEAFDKQSSDALLTRAEARLDDVDVVILSDYAKGAVGEPADFIARARAKGVKVLVDPKGSDFARYRGATLLTPNMSEFEAVVGAVTSEADLVEKAQKLLQDLALDALLVTRSEKGMTLITPKAPELHIPTVAREVYDVTGAGDTVISALATALAAGAELPQACAIANTAAGVVVGKLGTSTVSRIELIEALKSHQGESGIGVVSEDQLVYALEQAKLRGERVVMTNGCFDILHAGHVSYLAQAKALGDRLIVAVNDDDSVRRLKGDGRPVNSVDRRMAVLAGLASVDWVVPFSEDTPQRVIARLLPDLLVKGGDYKVEDIAGGAEVIANGGQVKVLGFEDGVSTTAIIQNIMSRH comes from the coding sequence ATGAAGGTTACGCTGCCAGCTTTTGAGAAGGCCCGGGTTTTGGTTGTTGGGGATGTGATGTTGGACCGCTATTGGGTGGGACCGACCGGACGCATCTCCCCCGAAGCCCCAGTGCCCGTGGTGCGCATCAATCAGATTGAAGACAGGCCAGGCGGCGCCGCCAACGTGGCGCTGAACATTGCCGCCCTCGGTGGCAAGGTGCAGTTGTCAGGCCTGGTGGGACAGGATGATACCGCAGATGCCCTGACCCGCGGCGTGCAGGCCCTTGGCGTTGAACCCCATTGGCTGGTGGTGGAAGATAAGCCCACCATCACCAAGCTCAGGGTATTGTCCCGCAATCAGCAGCTCATCCGACTCGACTTTGAAGAAGCCTTTGATAAGCAAAGCAGTGATGCCTTGCTGACTAGGGCCGAAGCGCGCCTCGATGATGTGGATGTGGTTATCCTGTCAGACTATGCCAAGGGCGCCGTGGGTGAACCCGCCGACTTTATTGCCAGAGCCCGTGCCAAAGGGGTCAAGGTACTGGTAGACCCAAAGGGCAGTGACTTTGCCCGCTACCGGGGCGCAACCCTGCTGACTCCGAACATGAGTGAATTTGAAGCCGTGGTGGGGGCTGTAACCAGCGAAGCGGATTTGGTTGAAAAGGCCCAAAAGCTGCTTCAGGACCTGGCATTGGATGCGCTCTTGGTGACACGCTCTGAAAAGGGTATGACCCTGATTACGCCCAAGGCTCCCGAGCTGCATATCCCCACCGTAGCCCGTGAGGTATACGACGTCACAGGTGCCGGTGATACCGTGATTTCGGCCTTGGCCACGGCCCTTGCCGCCGGTGCTGAGCTGCCTCAGGCCTGTGCCATCGCCAACACCGCCGCCGGTGTGGTAGTCGGCAAGCTGGGCACATCCACCGTCAGCCGTATTGAGCTGATTGAAGCCCTGAAATCCCATCAGGGCGAGTCAGGAATTGGTGTCGTGAGTGAAGATCAGCTGGTGTATGCCCTTGAGCAGGCCAAGCTTCGCGGCGAGCGGGTAGTGATGACTAACGGCTGCTTCGATATTCTCCACGCAGGTCATGTGAGTTATCTCGCCCAGGCCAAGGCCCTTGGCGATCGCCTGATTGTGGCCGTGAATGATGATGACTCGGTGCGCCGTTTGAAAGGCGATGGCCGTCCGGTGAACTCAGTCGACAGACGCATGGCGGTACTCGCCGGGCTTGCCTCGGTGGACTGGGTGGTGCCCTTCAGTGAAGACACGCCCCAGCGGGTTATCGCCAGACTCCTGCCAGACCTCCTGGTAAAGGGCGGCGACTATAAGGTGGAAGACATTGCCGGTGGCGCCGAGGTGATTGCCAATGGCGGCCAGGTGAAGGTGCTTGGCTTTGAAGATGGTGTGTCGACCACAGCCATCATTCAGAACATCATGAGCCGCCACTGA